The following proteins are encoded in a genomic region of Magnolia sinica isolate HGM2019 chromosome 1, MsV1, whole genome shotgun sequence:
- the LOC131245563 gene encoding NAC domain-containing protein 21/22-like: MSFLSAMEAKLPPGFRFHPRDEELVCDYLAKKVAGNNTWSLYEYPMMVEVDLNKIEPWDLPEMACVGGKEWYFFSLRDRKYATGLRTNRATLSGYWKATGKDRRVIDVRKGTLVGMRKTLVFYQGRAPKGRKTDWVMHEFRLEGPSDPPKISSKEDWVLCRVFYKNRGMSAKLCCEENSYDDTGSSLPPLMDPCLTFDQTPLNLEAFEQVPCFSNLSQDQTSQHKSDPNFQDLPQVDTTIPTKSLVQSEVFPDVGPFLDPLYCDTELVIKAVLDHFDKVDSNRKMMEVVSPSLGEGSSESYFSDMGFESMWNHSMF; this comes from the exons atgagctTCCTAAGCGCAATGGAGGCTAAATTGCCTCCAGGCTTCAGGTTCCACCCAAGAGACGAAGAACTGGTATGCGACTACTTAGCCAAGAAGGTGGCAGGCAACAACACTTGGAGTCTATATGAATATCCCATGATGGTCGAAGTCGACCTAAACAAGATCGAGCCCTGGGACCTCCCTg AAATGGCATGTGTGGGAGGCAAGGAATGGTATTTTTTCAGCCTCCGTGACCGGAAATACGCCACTGGCCTGCGCACAAATCGTGCGACCTTATCGGGGTACTGGAAGGCGACCGGGAAGGATAGACGTGTGATCGACGTCCGCAAAGGGACCCTTGTGGGGATGAGGAAAACCCTCGTTTTCTACCAAGGGAGAGCTCCCAAAGGACGGAAAACCGATTGGGTCATGCATGAATTCCGACTTGAGGGTCCCTCTGATCCGCCGAAGATTTCTTCTAAG GAAGATTGGGTTCTATGTAGAGTGTTCTACAAGAATAGAGGGATGTCTGCCAAACTCTGCTGCGAAGAAAACTCCTATGATGACACAGGCTCCTCCCTCCCACCATTGATGGACCCCTGCCTTACATTTGACCAAACCCCGCTAAATTTAGAGGCGTTTGAGCAAGTGCCCTGCTTCTCCAATTTGTCCCAAGACCAAACATCTCAACACAAAAGTGATCCAAACTTCCAGGATCTTCCCCAAGTGGACACAACCATCCCCACCAAGAGCTTGGTCCAATCTGAGGTcttccctgatgtgggcccctTCCTTGACCCCTTGTATTGTGATACAGAACTCGTTATAAAAGCTGTTTTGGATCACTTTGACAAGGTGGACAGCAATAGGAAGATGATGGAGGTGGTGTCACCAAGCTTAGGTGAAGGAAGCTCGGAAAGCTACTTTTCGGATATGGGCTTTGAGTCCATGTGGAACCACAGCATGTTTTGA